A stretch of the Streptomyces ortus genome encodes the following:
- a CDS encoding sugar transferase, with protein MQRGDLVNPFPSARGRLANETISRPAIDWEQRYRRTVIISDTVATAVVVASIGNFFGARDAANWHEKWVILAFGTELLVLGALAVSRSWAPAVLGQGAEEFRRLGRSLFTAAVVLALGGIALTSRNIKLWIFVAIPAIAIVTMIARYLLRLRLHRQRKEGHCLRPVLAAGSPDTVRDLISRARKLPHLGWRVDGVCLTDGFGPDGDHLDGVPVVGRLADVANHVRRDGYRVVAVTPDPHWSPDRLQRLAWNLEGSDAEMVVAPVLMEVAGPRLHVDAVLGIPLLRVSMPAFTGGRRAVKGVVDRLGAAVLLMVFAPLMVLAAVLVLLDSRGGVVYRQRRVGKDGQEFTIYKFRTMVADADRARTALVHRNEGAGLLFKLRRDPRVTRVGAVLRRYSIDELPQLFNVLTGSMSLVGPRPPLPEESAAYGPDIRRRLLVKPGLTGLWQISGRSDLPWEEAVRLDLRYVEDWSLALDTVILWKTLRAVLYGHGAY; from the coding sequence GTGCAGCGGGGGGATCTAGTCAACCCTTTTCCGTCGGCACGCGGGCGGCTGGCGAACGAGACCATCAGCCGGCCCGCGATCGACTGGGAACAGCGCTACCGCCGTACCGTGATCATCAGCGATACGGTGGCCACCGCCGTCGTGGTGGCGTCGATCGGCAATTTCTTCGGGGCCCGGGACGCGGCCAACTGGCACGAGAAATGGGTGATCCTCGCCTTCGGCACCGAACTCCTGGTGCTGGGAGCACTCGCGGTGAGCCGGTCGTGGGCTCCGGCCGTGCTCGGCCAGGGCGCCGAGGAATTCCGCCGACTCGGACGCTCGCTGTTCACGGCGGCCGTCGTACTGGCCCTCGGCGGAATCGCCCTGACCTCGCGCAACATCAAACTCTGGATCTTCGTCGCGATACCCGCGATCGCCATCGTCACCATGATCGCGCGCTACCTGCTGCGCCTCAGACTGCACAGACAGCGCAAGGAAGGACACTGCCTGCGACCGGTCCTGGCCGCCGGCAGCCCAGACACCGTGCGCGACCTGATCAGCCGCGCCCGCAAACTCCCGCACCTCGGCTGGCGGGTGGACGGGGTGTGCCTGACGGACGGCTTCGGGCCCGACGGTGACCACCTGGACGGAGTGCCCGTCGTCGGCAGGCTGGCGGACGTCGCCAACCACGTCCGGCGCGACGGTTACCGCGTCGTCGCGGTCACGCCTGACCCGCACTGGTCACCGGACCGCCTGCAGCGCCTGGCCTGGAACCTCGAAGGCAGCGACGCCGAGATGGTAGTGGCCCCCGTGCTGATGGAGGTGGCCGGCCCCCGGCTGCACGTCGACGCCGTGCTCGGGATCCCGCTGCTGCGGGTCAGCATGCCGGCCTTCACCGGAGGCCGCCGGGCGGTCAAAGGAGTCGTCGACCGGCTGGGCGCGGCCGTCCTGCTGATGGTGTTCGCGCCGCTCATGGTGCTCGCCGCCGTGCTCGTACTGCTCGACAGCCGCGGCGGGGTGGTCTACCGCCAGCGCAGAGTCGGCAAGGACGGCCAGGAGTTCACCATCTACAAGTTCCGCACCATGGTCGCCGACGCCGACCGGGCCCGTACCGCGCTGGTCCACCGCAACGAGGGCGCAGGCCTGCTGTTCAAGCTCCGCCGGGACCCCCGGGTGACCCGGGTGGGAGCGGTGCTGCGCCGGTACTCGATCGACGAACTGCCGCAGTTGTTCAACGTACTCACCGGATCGATGTCGCTCGTCGGTCCGCGGCCCCCGCTGCCGGAGGAGTCCGCCGCGTACGGCCCGGACATCCGGCGGCGGCTGCTGGTCAAACCCGGCCTCACCGGCCTGTGGCAGATCAGCGGGCGCAGCGACCTGCCGTGGGAGGAGGCGGTCCGCCTCGACCTGCGGTACGTGGAGGACTGGTCGCTCGCCCTGGACACGGTGATCTTGTGGAAGACGCTACGCGCGGTGCTCTACGGACACGGGGCGTACTGA
- a CDS encoding nucleotide sugar dehydrogenase, which yields MKVSVFGLGYVGCVSAACLASMGHEVIGVDVNQVKVDLVNDGKAPVVEERIGELIADVVRTGALRATDDVREAIMGSEISLVCVGTPSEANGSLCTTYLERVTEEIGAALAERGGRHTVVFRSTMLPGTCLNLLLPILEKYVGGTAGVDVGVAVNPEFLREGTSVKDFFDPPKTVIGELDRASGDAVRALYDGLPGEVFRVPVPTAEAIKYADNAFHGLKIGFANELGAVCQALGVDSHQVIDVFLADRKLNISSAYLRPGFAFGGSCLPKDLRSLVHAAQRADVSVPILSHVLPSNSAHLQRAVEMVERTGKRRAGLFGLSFKPGTDDLRESPLVELAERLFGKGYDLKIYDANVSMSRLLGANREYIENRLPHLAHLLADSVDEVLDHADVCLIGTRDPAVLSALPHGEGPVLIDLIHLPDAEARRTEPGYMGLAW from the coding sequence ATGAAGGTCAGCGTTTTCGGGCTCGGCTACGTGGGCTGCGTATCAGCCGCGTGCCTGGCCAGCATGGGGCACGAGGTCATCGGGGTGGACGTCAACCAGGTCAAGGTCGACCTGGTCAACGACGGCAAGGCCCCGGTGGTGGAGGAACGTATCGGCGAGCTCATCGCCGACGTCGTACGGACCGGCGCGCTGAGGGCGACGGACGACGTCCGTGAGGCGATCATGGGCAGCGAGATCTCGCTGGTCTGCGTGGGCACGCCCTCGGAGGCCAACGGCAGCCTGTGCACCACCTACCTGGAGCGGGTCACCGAGGAGATCGGCGCCGCGCTCGCCGAGCGGGGCGGACGGCACACCGTCGTGTTCCGCTCCACCATGCTCCCGGGCACCTGCCTCAACCTGCTCCTGCCGATCCTGGAGAAATACGTCGGCGGCACGGCCGGGGTGGACGTCGGGGTCGCGGTCAACCCGGAGTTCCTGCGCGAGGGCACCAGCGTCAAGGACTTCTTCGACCCGCCCAAGACCGTCATCGGCGAACTCGACCGGGCGAGCGGCGACGCGGTCCGGGCGCTGTACGACGGCCTGCCCGGCGAGGTGTTCCGGGTGCCGGTCCCGACCGCCGAGGCGATCAAGTACGCCGACAACGCCTTCCACGGTCTCAAGATCGGCTTCGCGAACGAACTGGGCGCCGTCTGCCAGGCGCTCGGGGTGGACTCGCACCAGGTGATCGACGTCTTCCTGGCCGACCGCAAGCTGAACATCAGCTCCGCCTATCTGCGGCCCGGCTTCGCCTTCGGCGGCTCCTGCCTGCCCAAGGACCTGCGCAGCCTGGTCCACGCGGCCCAGCGGGCCGATGTCTCGGTGCCCATCCTGTCCCACGTGCTGCCCTCCAACTCCGCCCATCTGCAACGCGCGGTGGAGATGGTCGAGCGCACCGGAAAACGCCGGGCCGGACTGTTCGGGCTGTCCTTCAAACCCGGCACCGACGACCTCCGCGAGAGCCCGCTCGTCGAACTGGCGGAACGTCTCTTCGGCAAGGGGTACGACCTGAAGATCTACGACGCCAACGTCAGCATGTCCCGGCTGCTCGGCGCGAACCGCGAGTACATCGAGAACCGGCTGCCGCACCTCGCGCACCTCCTCGCGGACTCCGTCGACGAAGTGCTCGACCACGCCGATGTGTGCCTGATCGGCACCAGGGATCCGGCCGTCCTGTCGGCACTGCCCCATGGCGAGGGCCCCGTGCTCATCGATCTCATCCACCTTCCCGACGCCGAGGCGCGCCGGACCGAACCGGGGTACATGGGCCTTGCCTGGTAA
- a CDS encoding glycosyltransferase family 4 protein, translated as MPGNTSSDDTTGTDRPGRRALILVENLSVPFDRRVWQECTTLRDAGWEVHVICPRGSRRDTEPEVVIDGVRIHRYPLRAATGGPAGYLREYGTALWHTLRLARKVGPVDVVHACNPPDLLFLPALWMKRRGARFVFDQHDLVPELYLSRFDRGKDLLYRGVCALERMTYRAADIVLATNESYRDVAVSRGGQRPEDVFVVRSAPQTDRFQPVPPEPELKRGKPHLLCYLGVMGPQDGVDYALRALAKLRDDLGRTDWHAVFVGSGDAFDAMVELSKQLGLTEQVQFTGRIPDADLVRCLSTADVCLSPDPRNPLNDVSTMNKVLEYMAMGRPIVSFDLREARVSAGDAAVYAPANDEAEFAKLVALLLDDPAKRAEMGKIGQERISGQLSWRNSQAALLAAYTAACRDHTPVSAGGPTRTGRRPLR; from the coding sequence TTGCCTGGTAACACATCGTCCGACGACACGACCGGCACCGACCGGCCAGGCCGGCGCGCGCTGATCCTCGTGGAGAACCTGTCGGTGCCCTTCGACCGGCGGGTCTGGCAGGAGTGCACGACGCTGCGCGACGCGGGCTGGGAGGTCCACGTCATCTGCCCACGGGGCAGCAGACGGGACACCGAGCCTGAGGTGGTGATCGACGGGGTACGCATCCACCGCTACCCGCTGCGCGCCGCCACCGGCGGACCGGCCGGCTATCTGCGGGAGTACGGAACGGCGCTCTGGCACACGCTGCGGCTGGCCCGCAAGGTCGGCCCGGTCGACGTCGTCCACGCCTGCAACCCGCCCGACCTGCTGTTCCTGCCCGCGCTGTGGATGAAGCGGCGCGGCGCACGGTTCGTCTTCGACCAGCACGACCTGGTGCCCGAGCTGTACCTCTCCCGGTTCGACCGCGGGAAGGACCTGCTCTACCGCGGCGTGTGCGCGCTGGAACGGATGACCTACCGGGCCGCGGACATCGTGCTCGCCACGAACGAGAGCTACCGGGACGTCGCGGTCAGCCGGGGCGGTCAGCGGCCGGAAGACGTCTTCGTGGTGCGCAGCGCACCGCAGACCGACCGGTTCCAGCCGGTACCGCCCGAGCCGGAACTCAAGCGCGGCAAGCCCCATCTGCTGTGCTACCTCGGCGTCATGGGCCCCCAGGACGGCGTCGACTACGCGCTGCGGGCCCTCGCGAAACTCCGCGACGACCTCGGCCGGACCGACTGGCACGCGGTGTTCGTCGGCTCCGGCGACGCCTTCGACGCCATGGTGGAGCTGTCGAAACAGCTCGGCCTCACCGAGCAGGTGCAGTTCACCGGGCGCATCCCGGACGCCGACCTGGTGCGCTGTCTGTCCACCGCGGACGTGTGCCTCTCACCCGACCCGCGCAATCCGCTCAACGACGTGTCGACCATGAACAAGGTCCTGGAGTACATGGCCATGGGCCGGCCGATCGTCTCGTTCGACCTCCGTGAGGCGCGCGTGTCCGCCGGTGACGCCGCCGTCTACGCGCCCGCCAACGACGAGGCCGAATTCGCGAAACTCGTCGCGCTGCTGCTGGACGACCCGGCGAAGCGCGCCGAGATGGGCAAGATCGGCCAGGAGCGCATCAGCGGACAGCTCTCCTGGCGGAACTCGCAAGCGGCACTGCTCGCCGCCTACACCGCTGCCTGCCGCGACCACACCCCGGTGTCGGCGGGCGGTCCCACCCGCACAGGGAGGAGGCCGCTCCGTTGA
- a CDS encoding Wzz/FepE/Etk N-terminal domain-containing protein, translating into MSDDTIRLATVGRILRRRRRLLVLLVLAGALVGYGTSVLFPPKYTASAAVLLPGQWEERELLTQAEIATSSVVIDRVAASLHWPGVSGSDLRKDVSAAAANGNIIRISGTAGTPERAQRLADRSAQQFVAFAARVAGDSTDSDAATGPQALREQVEETNRRITELSKAADPGQTVESVQARTALANLRTALEEAMQKLDDADPATNKAGMVVMGPAARPTGEAPPTRVQLVGGGALLAFLITVVAHLAAARMNRRLRTEPEIAAALGSTLLGTVDVPEERPAHGRRATGRPARIRRLLGTDTRWDVPDPQSYGDEAGRRIRYRRVCVRLRNQLPAPRRLLVVVPDGDATARRAADQLVAEAKGDPLLRVVDVAVARPLVPDRDKESGVLVVLSAGSWTAGELAAVAEACADARHEIVGIVVAGTSLARSKGSADRPADSTPLAFAVPGNTTGGPA; encoded by the coding sequence TTGAGCGACGACACGATACGCCTGGCCACGGTCGGGCGGATTCTCCGCCGGCGCCGGCGGCTTCTCGTCCTCCTCGTCCTGGCGGGCGCGCTCGTCGGCTACGGCACCTCCGTGCTGTTCCCGCCGAAGTACACGGCGTCGGCGGCGGTCCTGCTGCCCGGGCAGTGGGAGGAACGGGAACTGCTGACCCAGGCGGAGATCGCGACCAGCTCGGTCGTGATCGACCGCGTGGCCGCCTCGCTCCACTGGCCGGGCGTCAGCGGCAGCGACCTGCGGAAAGACGTGAGCGCCGCCGCCGCGAACGGGAACATCATCAGGATCTCGGGCACGGCCGGCACGCCGGAGCGCGCCCAGCGGCTCGCCGACCGGTCGGCCCAGCAGTTCGTCGCCTTCGCCGCGCGCGTCGCGGGCGACAGCACCGACTCCGACGCGGCCACGGGTCCCCAGGCACTGCGCGAGCAGGTCGAGGAGACCAACCGCCGGATCACCGAGCTGTCCAAGGCCGCCGATCCGGGCCAGACCGTGGAGAGCGTGCAGGCCCGCACCGCGCTCGCGAACCTGCGCACAGCGCTGGAAGAGGCCATGCAGAAACTGGACGACGCCGACCCGGCGACCAACAAGGCCGGCATGGTGGTCATGGGACCGGCGGCCCGGCCGACCGGCGAGGCACCGCCGACCCGGGTGCAACTCGTCGGCGGCGGGGCGCTGCTGGCGTTCCTGATCACCGTCGTCGCCCATCTCGCTGCCGCCCGGATGAACCGCAGGCTGCGCACCGAACCCGAGATCGCCGCGGCACTCGGCTCGACGCTCCTCGGCACCGTCGACGTACCCGAGGAACGGCCCGCGCACGGCAGGCGGGCCACCGGCCGGCCGGCCAGGATCCGCCGGCTGCTCGGCACCGACACCCGGTGGGACGTCCCGGACCCGCAGAGCTACGGCGACGAGGCCGGCCGGCGCATCCGCTACCGGCGGGTCTGCGTACGCCTGCGCAACCAACTGCCCGCCCCCCGGCGGCTGCTCGTCGTCGTCCCGGACGGCGACGCGACCGCCCGCCGGGCCGCCGACCAGCTCGTCGCCGAGGCCAAGGGCGATCCGCTGCTGCGGGTGGTGGACGTCGCGGTGGCCCGGCCGCTGGTCCCCGACCGCGACAAGGAGTCCGGCGTCCTCGTCGTGCTCAGCGCGGGCAGCTGGACCGCCGGAGAGCTCGCCGCCGTCGCCGAGGCCTGCGCGGACGCCCGGCACGAGATCGTCGGCATCGTCGTCGCCGGTACGTCCCTGGCCCGCTCCAAGGGGTCCGCCGACCGGCCCGCGGACAGCACCCCGCTGGCGTTCGCGGTTCCCGGCAACACGACGGGAGGTCCGGCATGA
- a CDS encoding Wzz/FepE/Etk N-terminal domain-containing protein, with protein sequence MTTSTTGQSPAATPLLDLHALVVAVRRRRRLWGSVALLGLLLGAAVAVLLPPAPSATAKVLVVHQDDQPNDTGTLIRTDVALLGTTRIAGKALQALKSSEQPEDFMRDYRGTGLTNNLLQIDVTGKSDAEAVARAKALAEAFVADHVRRMREAAQAEAKALLDQRDRMRDELTEVNNAIGDRSPESDPQASASLESLFSRRALLNSRIADFDQRAADARTGTPKVIAGTQIVDAPRAVEQSLPRSIATSAVIGLVLGLVLGLGIAAVGTVVADRPVLRKEIAGNLGASVIAELRPVPRWSPGLWRPRRTRAARERLTATLARAVRGSAEPVSLLELGCARSTGVIALDVAGALATEGPVVVIDGLPGRELANSRQEPGGPTVVRGEDAAAVPKQARTLGVGSVAPGTAWTDLQYLGGQTVLVVRAGHGSAAWLHTVARQLADQRIPVIGVVLIDPDPRDRTDGTLWDGLQTALRGAHERPARRHGTGQPRTERPSMTAARVPYSDQEAR encoded by the coding sequence ATGACGACGAGTACGACAGGGCAGTCGCCGGCCGCCACTCCGCTGCTCGACCTGCACGCGCTGGTCGTGGCGGTGCGCAGGCGCCGCCGCCTCTGGGGCTCCGTGGCACTGCTGGGCCTGCTGCTCGGCGCGGCCGTCGCCGTCCTGCTGCCGCCGGCGCCGAGCGCGACGGCCAAGGTGCTCGTCGTGCACCAGGACGACCAGCCGAACGACACCGGAACGCTGATCCGTACCGACGTCGCCCTGCTGGGCACCACCCGGATCGCGGGCAAGGCCCTGCAGGCCCTCAAGTCCTCGGAGCAACCCGAGGACTTCATGCGGGACTACCGGGGGACCGGCCTGACCAACAACCTGCTCCAGATCGATGTGACCGGCAAGAGCGACGCGGAGGCGGTGGCCCGCGCCAAGGCACTCGCCGAAGCCTTCGTCGCGGACCATGTACGCAGGATGCGGGAAGCCGCGCAGGCCGAGGCCAAGGCCCTGCTCGACCAGCGTGACCGGATGCGCGACGAGCTCACCGAGGTCAACAACGCGATCGGCGACCGTTCGCCGGAGAGCGACCCACAGGCGTCGGCGAGCCTTGAGTCCCTCTTCTCCCGCCGGGCCCTGCTCAACTCACGGATCGCCGACTTCGACCAGCGCGCCGCGGACGCGCGCACCGGCACACCCAAGGTCATCGCCGGCACCCAGATCGTGGACGCCCCCCGGGCGGTCGAGCAGTCCCTGCCCCGATCGATCGCCACCAGCGCCGTGATCGGGCTCGTCCTCGGGCTCGTCCTCGGCCTGGGGATCGCCGCCGTCGGCACGGTGGTGGCGGACCGCCCCGTACTCCGCAAGGAGATCGCCGGGAACCTGGGCGCCTCGGTCATCGCGGAACTGCGCCCCGTACCCCGCTGGTCGCCCGGCCTGTGGCGGCCCCGGCGCACCCGGGCCGCCCGCGAACGGCTCACCGCGACCCTGGCCCGCGCCGTACGCGGCTCCGCGGAACCCGTCTCACTGCTGGAACTGGGCTGTGCGCGCAGCACCGGCGTGATCGCCCTCGACGTCGCCGGAGCACTGGCGACGGAGGGACCGGTCGTCGTCATCGACGGACTGCCGGGACGGGAACTCGCCAACAGCCGCCAGGAGCCCGGCGGCCCGACCGTGGTCAGGGGCGAGGACGCCGCGGCCGTGCCGAAACAGGCACGCACGCTGGGCGTCGGCTCGGTCGCGCCCGGCACGGCGTGGACCGATCTGCAGTACCTCGGCGGCCAGACCGTGCTCGTCGTGCGGGCCGGACACGGCAGCGCCGCCTGGCTGCACACCGTGGCACGGCAGCTCGCGGACCAGCGCATCCCGGTGATCGGCGTGGTGCTCATCGACCCCGATCCGCGCGACCGTACCGACGGCACGCTGTGGGACGGGCTGCAGACCGCGCTGCGCGGCGCCCACGAGCGGCCGGCCCGCCGGCACGGGACCGGCCAGCCGCGCACCGAACGGCCCTCCATGACGGCCGCCCGCGTCCCGTACAGCGACCAGGAGGCCAGGTAA
- the asnB gene encoding asparagine synthase (glutamine-hydrolyzing) yields the protein MCGIAGTYRWPDGKAVTDRLTDVLAHRGPDGAGRYGHTVGDVEVQLGHRRLAIIDLSETGAQPMVRDGLSLTYNGELYNAPQLRTELESAGVRFRGTSDTEVLLEAWRRWGTDCLPRLRGMFAFAVFDERTGELVLARDQLGIKPLFLLRRGKGLMFASELKALAAVTGGSLEVDHAALVASLLYYWVPDSRCAFSEAEKLPPGSWLRCRPDGRIERGAYWNLKDVASEGRERARSGELPDLAAVVEESTRQHLLSDVPVATFLSGGLDSSYLTALAARDRPGISAYTIGFRAEDAKFEAMPDDLRYARQVAEQFGVDLHEIEIAPDVLDLLPRMTHHLDEPIGDPAAINTFLICSAAREAGVKVMLSGMGADELFAGYRKHLANVLALRYQRVPRPLRRGLSATVDRLPVATSRRGYRSVRFAKRFLSFADLPEETAFRRSYTMYDQEELLALVNPDLAGTVDDVLTEHADVYEDNDLDDFVNRMCLTDARMFLPGLNLAYTDRSSMAASTEVRVPYVDVEVVRAAFAVPGDRKIVGRQGKAVLKEAATSILPREIVYRPKGLFSAPLRAWMSRDLAPLVREVVNDGVLVESGILRRDALARMVAEDAAGQRDFSKHLWHVLTLEYWYRDATSGSGRSQAA from the coding sequence ATGTGTGGCATCGCAGGCACGTACCGATGGCCCGACGGAAAGGCCGTGACCGACCGGCTCACCGACGTCCTCGCCCACCGGGGCCCGGACGGGGCGGGCCGCTACGGCCACACCGTCGGTGACGTCGAAGTACAGCTCGGACACCGCCGGCTGGCCATCATCGACCTGTCCGAGACCGGCGCCCAGCCGATGGTCCGTGACGGCCTCTCCCTCACGTACAACGGCGAGCTGTACAACGCGCCCCAGCTGCGCACCGAGTTGGAGTCCGCCGGGGTGCGCTTCCGCGGCACCTCCGACACCGAGGTGCTCCTCGAGGCCTGGCGGCGCTGGGGCACCGACTGCCTGCCCCGGCTGCGCGGCATGTTCGCGTTCGCCGTCTTCGACGAACGGACCGGGGAACTGGTGCTCGCCCGCGACCAGCTCGGCATCAAGCCGCTGTTCCTGCTCAGGCGCGGCAAGGGCCTGATGTTCGCCTCCGAACTCAAGGCGCTCGCCGCCGTGACCGGCGGATCACTGGAGGTGGACCACGCGGCGCTGGTGGCCTCGCTCCTCTACTACTGGGTGCCGGACTCGCGCTGCGCGTTCAGCGAGGCGGAGAAACTGCCGCCGGGGAGCTGGCTGCGCTGCCGGCCCGACGGCCGGATCGAACGCGGCGCCTACTGGAACCTCAAGGACGTCGCCTCGGAGGGCCGGGAGCGGGCCCGCAGCGGTGAACTGCCGGACCTGGCCGCCGTCGTCGAGGAGTCGACCCGGCAGCACCTGCTCTCCGACGTCCCCGTGGCGACCTTCCTCTCCGGCGGTCTCGACTCCAGCTATCTGACCGCACTCGCGGCCCGCGACCGGCCCGGCATCTCCGCGTACACGATCGGATTCCGCGCCGAGGACGCCAAGTTCGAGGCGATGCCGGACGACCTGCGCTACGCCCGGCAGGTGGCGGAGCAGTTCGGCGTCGACCTGCACGAGATCGAGATCGCCCCGGACGTGCTCGACCTGCTGCCGCGGATGACGCACCACCTGGACGAGCCGATCGGCGACCCCGCCGCGATCAACACCTTCCTGATCTGCTCGGCCGCCCGGGAGGCCGGGGTCAAGGTGATGCTCTCGGGCATGGGCGCGGACGAACTCTTCGCCGGCTACCGCAAACACCTCGCCAACGTGCTCGCGCTGCGCTACCAGCGCGTCCCGCGGCCCCTGCGGCGCGGCCTGTCGGCGACGGTGGACCGCCTGCCGGTCGCCACCTCGCGTCGCGGCTACCGGTCCGTGCGCTTCGCGAAGCGGTTCCTCTCCTTCGCCGACCTGCCGGAGGAGACCGCGTTCCGGCGCAGCTACACCATGTACGACCAGGAAGAACTGCTCGCCCTGGTCAATCCGGACCTGGCCGGGACGGTCGACGACGTGCTGACCGAGCACGCGGACGTCTACGAGGACAACGACCTCGACGACTTCGTCAACCGCATGTGCCTGACCGACGCCCGGATGTTCCTGCCGGGCCTGAACCTCGCCTACACCGACCGCTCCAGCATGGCCGCCTCCACCGAGGTGCGGGTGCCGTACGTCGACGTCGAGGTGGTCAGGGCGGCGTTCGCGGTCCCCGGCGACCGCAAGATCGTCGGACGGCAGGGCAAGGCCGTCCTCAAGGAGGCGGCCACCTCGATCCTGCCCCGGGAGATCGTCTACCGGCCCAAGGGCCTGTTCAGCGCCCCGCTGCGGGCCTGGATGAGCCGGGACCTGGCACCGCTGGTGCGCGAGGTGGTGAACGACGGCGTACTCGTCGAGTCCGGGATCCTGCGCCGCGACGCGCTGGCCCGCATGGTCGCCGAGGACGCCGCGGGACAGCGGGACTTCTCCAAGCACCTGTGGCACGTGCTGACCCTGGAGTACTGGTACCGCGACGCCACCTCCGGGTCCGGCAGGAGCCAGGCGGCATGA